attcttTCTTGTCCCATCAAAACAAATTTAGTGATACAATTTAATGCTGTtctattttattagaatattgttttataatagtctCTTTAGGGTGTTGTTATTACACTGGTCTTGTCATGactataattaaatgaaaatgcaTTACAaagtaggttttttttaattctgagaGTAATCAATCTAGTCTACCTCAGGGCACCGGGCGCCGAATTCACATATTAAAATTCTGTTACAACGATCAAATTGTGgaattaattttctacaatagTCACAGAAAAGACACCACGGATAGAGTCCGACAAgcgacccggtttttatatcaatTAGTATAATTATCAATACCTTAATACTCATATACTGAATACGCGTCTATgaatcatatcaacatatctttagtcataataacaattacatttgacattagaattattaatataatacacgTAGTGACAATCTCATAAATGAGATACAACGATCAATGAAAtaattagaactggaaatatataaactcataaataataatgaaatgataacaagataacaaaaatttataacgGAAAACACGAAATGTGcttaattatttgtatgtttttcttCTGGATAGCAATAGCTTTCGAAAAGTTGTTGAAACGTCTTCTCTAGGAAACCGTACTTCTTTTCTGTAAAAATACTCATTAAGATTatctgcaagcaggtcggctgatGTGCCATTTATTAAACTTCTTTTTACAGTCCTCCACGAGCTTTCGACTgtctattattatatataaacaatacgtttattatgtaaaaaaagtgtttaatattgatgcaagttatttatttatttatttccaacggcagcagccattATTACAATACGTACATGCATAATAAAAGTTAGCAAAACGACaatacttatatcaatattagttaataaatacgtTAACTTATAAATGATACAAATTTGCAAGTTTGAAGAAGACTTGCAGTTGCTATTAAGTTACTACAGTATATAGATATAAAAGATTTTATGGTAACAACAATGCAACCCAACTAGgacaacaaattttaacttgcatataaaaatataagtgattaacaaaaataaacatctaaaccgtaacataacataaaacataacagaAACATAACCATGCATTATAACCAAGGAAcggatatgaaatatttaaataaaatactgtgcAAATTAGGTAGAATTAACTTAATAGGTCTACTATAAATTGATGCACTAAAAGGAAAACACAGTCAAAGCATGGTGACGGATACAACGGATACTGTCCCAGAAAATATCGCATTCACATAAAATTTGATTACTCAATCGAGCAAATCTTGCCAAAGGACTATTGTAATCGAAGTTGATGGAGTGATGCCTGCGATCAAGAAGTTCTCGAGATCTAGTGTTATCGGATGGAACTCAAGTCAATCTCGGCAAGGAGATCTGGGGGCACTGCACCTGGCCATTAACAATCTTCCAAAGAAGCACAACATCAGCCACTTCACGTCGCCGGGCGAGAGATGGTAGGTGGAGAACTCTAGCGATGTCGTCAACGGGAACATCCAGGTAGCCATATCCAAGTCGGACCCCAACCAGCCGAATGAATCGGCGCTGTAAAGCCTCTAATCTCATCTGGGAGCTGATAGTGTACGGGAACCACACTGGACTTGCGTATTCTGCGATGGGTCTTACAAGGGAGCagtacagagagcgaagagcagccGGACTGTGTATGCCTCTAGAAAATCTAGAGATGAATCCAAGCATTCGGTTTGCTTGGTTGCAGACATGATCTATGTAAAGGGAAAAACTCCAGATCCTTGTCAAATCGAAGTCCTTTATGCTGTTAGATCTTGGAAAAAGAGTGTTAGCCATGCAATACGGATGAAAAGGCGGAGATTTGATTCTATGGAAGGTAACGGCAGAGTATTTGCTTGGATTTACAGGCATATTGTTTTCGAGTACACCATTCTTCAATAGAAGATAAACTTTCTTGAATCTTCAGAAAGTCACCAGGCGATGCTATCGCTGTAAATATATTCAGGTCGTGAGCAAATTGCAGGGCGTTCACACTCACCACCTCAAGATCATTCACAAAAAAGTTGAAGAgacattattattcaaaaaatcagTATCAGTTGGTTATATTCCAATTTACCATTAAATAATAT
Above is a genomic segment from Homalodisca vitripennis isolate AUS2020 unplaced genomic scaffold, UT_GWSS_2.1 ScUCBcl_7490;HRSCAF=15204, whole genome shotgun sequence containing:
- the LOC124374201 gene encoding uncharacterized protein LOC124374201; the protein is MLGFISRFSRGIHSPAALRSLYCSLVRPIAEYASPVWFPYTISSQMRLEALQRRFIRLVGVRLGYGYLDVPVDDIARVLHLPSLARRREVADVVLLWKIVNGQVQCPQISLPRLT